One window of Robiginitalea biformata HTCC2501 genomic DNA carries:
- a CDS encoding GH3 auxin-responsive promoter family protein, giving the protein MPIPLFNSIASWLLKKRYHQIELFLKYPGEVQQEVLTNLLEFAEETEIGQQYGFEGITSYEAYAGRVPLVTYEEFEPLIERTRRGEQNLFWPTEIRWFAKSSGTTNARSKFIPVSSEALEDCHFKSGKDMLCLYLNNNPNSQLFTGKSLRLGGSKELYEDNGTYFGDLSAILIDNLPFWAELSSTPSNKVSLMSEWESKLQAICRESIRENVTSLAGVPSWMLVLLNHILQETGKEHLHEIWENLEVYFHGGVSFNPYREQYRKLLPKESFQYYEIYNASEGFFAIQDRNDSQDLLLMLDYGIFYEFIPMDSFGKPSQRVIPLWEVECGVNYALVITTNAGLWRYQIGDTVRFTSTSPYRIRITGRTKHHINVFGEELVIENAEEALRRSCREAGGSIAEYTAAPVFMSGNEKGAHEWLIEFRETPADIQAFSRLLDTHLQDLNSDYAAKRYRNITLNPPTVHRARQNLFYDWLKSKGKLGGQHKVPRLSNTREYLEELMALNQRVGTV; this is encoded by the coding sequence ATGCCTATCCCGCTTTTCAATTCGATTGCATCGTGGTTGCTGAAAAAGCGGTATCACCAGATTGAACTTTTCCTGAAATACCCGGGCGAGGTCCAACAGGAGGTACTGACCAACCTGCTGGAGTTTGCCGAAGAAACGGAAATCGGGCAGCAATACGGATTTGAGGGTATCACCTCTTATGAAGCCTATGCGGGGCGGGTCCCCCTGGTTACCTACGAAGAATTCGAACCGCTGATCGAACGGACCCGGCGGGGGGAGCAAAACCTGTTCTGGCCCACCGAAATCCGGTGGTTTGCCAAGAGCAGCGGCACCACCAATGCCCGGAGCAAATTCATCCCGGTGAGTTCCGAGGCCCTGGAAGACTGCCATTTCAAATCCGGGAAGGATATGTTGTGCCTCTACCTGAACAACAACCCAAACTCCCAGCTCTTCACGGGCAAGAGCCTGCGTTTGGGCGGGAGCAAGGAGTTGTACGAGGACAACGGCACCTATTTCGGCGACCTTTCTGCCATCCTGATAGACAACCTGCCCTTCTGGGCGGAACTCAGCAGCACCCCCAGCAACAAGGTTTCCCTGATGAGCGAATGGGAAAGCAAACTGCAGGCCATTTGCCGGGAGAGTATCCGGGAAAATGTCACCAGCCTGGCCGGCGTGCCCTCCTGGATGCTCGTATTGCTCAACCACATCCTCCAGGAGACGGGCAAGGAGCACCTGCACGAGATCTGGGAAAACCTCGAGGTATACTTCCATGGGGGGGTTAGTTTTAACCCCTACCGGGAACAGTACCGGAAGCTGTTGCCAAAGGAATCCTTCCAGTACTACGAGATCTACAACGCCTCGGAAGGGTTTTTTGCCATTCAGGACCGGAATGACAGCCAGGACCTGCTGCTCATGCTGGACTACGGCATTTTTTACGAATTTATCCCCATGGACAGTTTCGGGAAACCCAGCCAGCGGGTCATCCCGCTCTGGGAGGTGGAATGCGGGGTGAACTACGCCCTGGTCATCACCACCAACGCCGGCCTGTGGCGGTACCAGATCGGGGATACCGTGCGCTTTACAAGCACGAGCCCGTACCGGATCCGCATCACGGGACGGACCAAGCACCACATCAATGTATTCGGGGAGGAACTGGTGATTGAAAATGCCGAGGAAGCCCTGCGCCGCAGTTGCAGGGAAGCCGGCGGAAGTATTGCCGAATATACCGCAGCGCCCGTATTCATGTCCGGAAATGAAAAAGGGGCGCACGAATGGCTGATTGAGTTCCGGGAAACCCCGGCGGATATACAGGCGTTCTCCCGCCTGCTGGACACCCACCTGCAGGACCTCAATTCCGATTATGCCGCCAAGCGGTACCGCAACATCACGTTGAACCCGCCCACCGTCCACCGGGCGCGCCAGAACCTCTTCTACGACTGGCTCAAGTCCAAGGGAAAACTCGGCGGGCAGCACAAAGTACCGCGATTATCCAACACCCGGGAGTATCTTGAGGAGCTCATGGCCTTGAATCAACGGGTCGGCACCGTATAA
- the clpP gene encoding ATP-dependent Clp endopeptidase proteolytic subunit ClpP, translated as MDYAKEFKDYAVKDRGISSLQLERGLTSMYPVGMTPNIIEERQLNAIAMDVFSRLMMDRIIFLGTGISDQVANIVQAQLLFLASADSSKDIQIYINSPGGSVYAGLGIYDTMQFIKPDVATICTGMAASMAAVLLCAGEKGKRSGLQHSRVMIHQPLSGAQGQASDIEIAAREVLKIKDELYQIISKHSGQPFDRIQEDSDRDYWMKAGEALEYGMIDEILERDKD; from the coding sequence ATGGACTACGCAAAGGAATTTAAGGATTACGCCGTCAAGGACCGCGGCATCAGCAGCCTGCAGCTCGAGCGCGGGCTAACCAGCATGTATCCCGTGGGGATGACCCCGAATATCATTGAGGAGCGCCAGCTCAACGCGATTGCAATGGACGTATTCTCCCGCCTGATGATGGACCGGATCATTTTCCTGGGAACCGGCATCAGCGACCAGGTGGCAAACATCGTCCAGGCCCAGTTGCTGTTTTTGGCCAGTGCGGACTCCTCCAAAGATATCCAGATATATATCAATTCCCCGGGGGGAAGCGTCTATGCCGGCCTGGGGATCTACGACACCATGCAATTCATCAAGCCGGACGTCGCTACGATATGCACCGGGATGGCCGCCTCCATGGCTGCCGTACTGCTCTGCGCAGGCGAAAAAGGAAAACGCAGCGGCCTGCAGCACAGCCGGGTGATGATCCACCAACCGTTGTCGGGGGCCCAGGGGCAGGCGAGCGACATCGAAATTGCAGCCCGGGAGGTTCTTAAAATCAAAGACGAACTCTACCAGATCATCTCAAAACACAGCGGGCAACCGTTTGACCGGATCCAGGAGGACAGCGACCGCGACTACTGGATGAAAGCCGGCGAGGCCCTGGAATACGGGATGATCGATGAAATCCTGGAACGGGACAAGGATTAA
- a CDS encoding TVP38/TMEM64 family protein: MSKFRDKLPDNWWTFALSAGIFCFLVGSYFFWPQAREFYDRAWEVLTSGDQQQVRDWVRGFGWLGPAVIVGSMVVQMFLIVVPSVVLMIGSILSYGPFWGSLVVFVAIFTASTIGYLIGRSLSKQTVKRLIGENSEKKVTRFLADYGFWAVVITRLNPILSNDAISFVAGVLGMNYWKFIGSTLLGIAPLTIALALVGGLSDSFKNGLIWVSAISAVLFAAFVWWDRNRKKSRAEK, encoded by the coding sequence ATGTCGAAATTCCGCGATAAACTCCCCGATAACTGGTGGACCTTTGCGCTTTCCGCCGGCATCTTTTGTTTCCTGGTCGGATCCTATTTTTTCTGGCCTCAGGCGCGGGAATTCTACGATCGCGCCTGGGAGGTCCTCACCAGCGGCGACCAGCAACAGGTCCGGGATTGGGTCCGGGGTTTCGGATGGCTTGGGCCCGCAGTCATAGTGGGCAGCATGGTAGTACAAATGTTCCTCATCGTGGTCCCGTCTGTGGTATTGATGATCGGGTCCATCCTCTCCTACGGGCCGTTTTGGGGCAGCCTGGTGGTTTTTGTGGCCATCTTTACGGCCTCCACCATCGGATACCTCATCGGCCGGTCCCTGAGTAAACAAACGGTTAAACGGCTCATCGGGGAAAATAGCGAGAAAAAAGTGACCCGGTTCCTCGCGGATTACGGGTTTTGGGCCGTCGTGATCACCCGCCTAAACCCGATCCTCTCCAACGACGCCATCAGTTTTGTCGCCGGGGTACTCGGCATGAATTACTGGAAATTTATCGGCTCCACCCTCCTGGGAATTGCCCCGTTGACGATTGCGCTCGCGCTGGTAGGCGGGTTGTCCGACTCCTTCAAAAACGGGCTCATCTGGGTGTCGGCCATCAGTGCCGTCTTGTTTGCAGCCTTCGTGTGGTGGGATCGCAACAGGAAAAAATCCAGGGCCGAAAAATAG
- a CDS encoding DUF2797 domain-containing protein, which translates to MQYEGVLRKMETEWDQPIRYYLLFPGDFVRMNDLLDRQVGLRFLKYECLSCGLDRPIYRQGFCRSCFFETPQAGEWIMHPEKSKAHLDQEDRDLAYEKKVQLQPHIVYLANSSNVKVGVTRKSQVPTRWIDQGAHEAIEIVETPNRYLAGITEVALKEHVSDKTNWRKMLTNNLEDVDLFAWRNDLKPHIPEEALPYFIDSTQETQLEFPVLRYPEKVKSLNLEKTPEFTGRLMGIKGQYLIFEDHTVFNVRGSEGYYVALEIA; encoded by the coding sequence ATGCAATACGAAGGGGTGCTGCGGAAGATGGAAACCGAATGGGACCAGCCCATCCGCTACTATTTGTTGTTTCCGGGAGACTTCGTCCGAATGAATGATTTGCTGGACCGGCAGGTTGGCCTCAGGTTCCTGAAGTACGAGTGCCTCTCCTGCGGGCTGGACAGGCCGATCTACCGCCAGGGGTTCTGCCGTTCCTGTTTTTTCGAAACCCCACAGGCCGGCGAATGGATCATGCATCCCGAGAAAAGCAAGGCCCACCTGGACCAGGAAGACCGGGACCTCGCGTATGAAAAAAAAGTGCAGTTGCAGCCGCATATCGTCTACCTGGCCAATTCGAGCAACGTCAAGGTGGGTGTCACCCGGAAATCCCAGGTCCCCACCCGCTGGATCGACCAGGGAGCCCACGAGGCCATTGAGATCGTCGAGACACCCAACCGGTACCTGGCCGGGATCACCGAGGTGGCCCTGAAGGAACACGTAAGCGACAAGACCAACTGGCGCAAAATGCTCACAAACAATTTGGAGGATGTGGACCTGTTTGCCTGGCGCAACGACCTGAAACCCCATATCCCCGAGGAGGCCCTCCCCTATTTTATCGACAGCACACAGGAAACCCAATTGGAATTCCCCGTCCTCCGGTACCCGGAGAAGGTAAAGAGCCTGAATCTGGAAAAAACCCCGGAATTTACTGGCCGGCTGATGGGCATCAAGGGGCAGTACCTGATTTTTGAGGACCATACGGTATTCAACGTCCGGGGCAGCGAGGGTTATTACGTGGCCCTGGAGATTGCCTAG
- the tig gene encoding trigger factor: MNITKEQIDELNAVLKVAITKEDYQDKVDKILKDYRKNANIPGFRKGQVPMGLIKKQYGKAVLVDEVNKLLQDNLNNYLVEEKLDVLGNPLPKQQDNFNWDSEELAFEFELGLAPEFEVSLKTKKAIPHYKIVADKKMIDDQVTRIRKQYGKLVAKKEITAGDEVTGTFVNEAAEIEHKTTLDLSKVKSKKALSALKGSKPGDTVTLKTKGLLTEDYLLASTLGIDREQAEDLNIEVEFNIEEVNERQPAELNQELFDKLFGPGNVTSEKEMRERIKEDSEGQFQQQSDQKLLNDVTEQLIESTQFDLPREFLKKWMQTTGEKPLSPEEASDEFERSEKGLRYQLIEGKLIKEHGLDIQFDELKEFAKGFIRSQMAQYGQTDPKEEDLENIAGRVMGNREEVKRLSEQLMSQKLLSLYKEKANLKVKEVNYDQFVKEVYG; the protein is encoded by the coding sequence ATGAACATCACCAAAGAGCAGATCGATGAGTTGAACGCCGTCCTGAAGGTGGCTATCACCAAGGAAGACTACCAGGACAAGGTGGATAAAATCCTCAAGGACTACCGGAAAAACGCAAACATCCCCGGATTCCGCAAAGGACAGGTCCCCATGGGGCTGATCAAGAAGCAATACGGGAAGGCCGTACTGGTAGACGAGGTCAACAAACTGCTGCAGGACAACCTGAACAACTACCTGGTAGAGGAGAAGCTGGACGTACTCGGCAATCCGCTGCCCAAGCAACAGGACAACTTCAATTGGGATTCCGAAGAGCTCGCCTTCGAATTCGAACTCGGGCTTGCCCCGGAATTCGAGGTGTCCCTGAAAACCAAAAAAGCGATCCCCCACTACAAGATTGTCGCCGATAAGAAAATGATCGACGACCAGGTTACCCGGATCCGAAAACAGTACGGAAAACTCGTGGCCAAAAAAGAAATTACGGCCGGGGACGAGGTTACCGGCACCTTTGTGAATGAGGCAGCCGAAATTGAACACAAAACCACCCTGGACCTGTCCAAGGTAAAAAGCAAGAAGGCATTGTCTGCCCTGAAAGGCTCCAAACCCGGGGATACGGTGACGCTGAAGACCAAGGGGCTCCTCACCGAGGATTACCTGTTGGCGAGCACTTTGGGAATCGACCGGGAGCAGGCAGAAGACCTGAACATCGAGGTGGAATTCAACATCGAGGAAGTGAATGAGCGGCAGCCTGCCGAATTGAACCAGGAGCTCTTCGACAAGCTTTTCGGCCCGGGTAATGTCACTTCCGAAAAGGAAATGCGCGAACGCATCAAAGAGGATTCGGAAGGGCAATTCCAGCAACAGTCCGACCAGAAATTGCTCAACGACGTCACCGAACAACTGATCGAGTCCACCCAATTCGACCTGCCCCGCGAATTCCTGAAAAAATGGATGCAGACCACCGGGGAAAAACCCCTGAGCCCGGAAGAGGCCAGCGATGAATTTGAGCGCTCCGAAAAAGGGTTGCGGTATCAGCTGATTGAGGGAAAACTCATTAAAGAGCACGGCCTGGATATCCAGTTCGACGAATTAAAAGAATTCGCGAAAGGCTTCATCCGTTCTCAGATGGCCCAATACGGTCAGACGGACCCGAAGGAGGAAGACCTGGAGAATATCGCCGGGAGGGTGATGGGCAACCGGGAGGAAGTTAAACGCCTCTCCGAACAACTGATGAGCCAGAAACTCCTCAGCCTGTACAAGGAAAAGGCCAACCTCAAGGTCAAGGAAGTGAACTACGACCAGTTCGTCAAGGAGGTTTACGGATAA
- a CDS encoding DUF3575 domain-containing protein: MRTYWTIVCLAFTCLVHTQEYSESRTVEKTAGIGRNELKVNLVYTLLEVPEVTYERILGPDSGIGVSVDLAVNDDIGYRFAIIPHYRFYFGKAYGGGFFLELNSLIGSIRDEPLIDFGGEEESAQFAFGLGAATGVKFLTRTAWVAEIALGFGRYLASEQGMDYGYPRVGITLGRRF, from the coding sequence ATGCGAACGTATTGGACTATTGTATGCTTGGCATTTACTTGCCTGGTGCATACACAGGAGTATTCGGAAAGCCGTACGGTGGAGAAAACCGCTGGAATCGGTCGAAATGAATTGAAGGTAAATTTAGTGTATACGCTGCTTGAGGTGCCTGAAGTCACCTACGAGCGCATTCTGGGTCCAGATAGCGGAATCGGTGTAAGCGTCGATTTGGCGGTCAATGACGATATCGGGTATCGGTTTGCGATCATCCCCCACTACCGGTTCTACTTTGGAAAAGCCTATGGCGGTGGTTTCTTTCTTGAATTAAACAGCCTGATCGGATCCATACGTGACGAACCGTTGATTGATTTCGGAGGTGAAGAAGAATCCGCCCAATTCGCCTTTGGACTGGGTGCGGCAACAGGCGTCAAGTTCCTGACCCGCACAGCATGGGTTGCAGAAATCGCTCTGGGTTTCGGACGCTACCTGGCCTCGGAACAGGGGATGGATTACGGATACCCCAGAGTGGGAATTACCCTTGGCAGACGTTTTTGA
- a CDS encoding helix-turn-helix domain-containing protein: MDWIAVFNFLLIAGAIQGFVFNLGTFLIRRRIETPVLFLNLFVFFLSLNNLQSWIIEKGFVPNTFFWANFQIPWNVLIVPMFYAFLVHYLSQQMERSVFWKQSASIFLALLIARITLVLAAGEGSVSVEILEHYTNLEDGIALVYSIFLFGRAWHLLKVYPILKRHVLQGDNLRWVFRLMKLGALVILLWLFAVIMNSFSESFRPPYTYYPLRISSSLLIYWVGYQAFFQYVLLQDRLALRKRLREKPAISIAHAVSSNERSEAGHEEFLELDAHVRRNQRFLDPVLSQDRLAEELGMGTSTLSRLVNRFSGKNFSDYINSYRVAYARELLGNPEFVRYTITSIGLESGFNSKSTFYTAFRKFLGQTPSAYRGKTG; this comes from the coding sequence ATGGATTGGATAGCCGTTTTTAATTTTTTACTAATCGCCGGGGCGATTCAAGGGTTTGTATTTAACCTGGGGACTTTCCTGATCCGCAGGCGTATTGAGACACCGGTTCTATTCCTCAACCTGTTTGTATTCTTTCTCTCCCTGAATAACCTGCAGTCCTGGATCATCGAAAAGGGGTTTGTGCCGAATACATTTTTTTGGGCGAATTTTCAGATACCATGGAATGTGCTTATTGTTCCCATGTTTTATGCTTTTCTGGTTCATTACCTCAGTCAGCAAATGGAACGTTCGGTGTTTTGGAAACAGAGCGCCTCAATTTTCCTTGCCCTTTTAATCGCGCGCATCACGCTAGTCCTCGCTGCCGGCGAAGGATCGGTATCAGTGGAAATTTTGGAGCACTATACCAATCTGGAGGATGGGATTGCGCTGGTCTATTCCATTTTTCTCTTTGGGCGGGCCTGGCATCTGTTAAAAGTCTATCCAATCCTGAAACGCCATGTTTTACAAGGTGATAACCTCAGGTGGGTGTTCCGCCTAATGAAGCTGGGTGCTCTTGTCATATTACTATGGTTGTTTGCCGTAATTATGAATTCATTTTCCGAATCGTTCCGCCCGCCGTACACCTACTATCCGTTGCGGATCAGCAGTTCCCTGTTAATCTACTGGGTAGGCTACCAGGCGTTTTTCCAGTATGTGCTGCTTCAGGATCGCCTGGCACTGCGAAAGCGGTTGAGAGAAAAGCCGGCTATATCGATAGCGCATGCGGTTTCATCCAATGAGCGTAGCGAGGCGGGCCACGAGGAGTTTCTGGAATTGGATGCCCATGTCCGCAGGAATCAGCGATTTTTGGATCCTGTACTGAGCCAGGATCGTCTGGCAGAGGAGTTGGGAATGGGTACCAGTACCTTGTCGAGGCTAGTCAATCGATTTTCGGGGAAAAACTTTTCGGATTACATCAATTCTTACCGGGTTGCGTACGCCCGGGAATTGTTGGGCAATCCGGAATTTGTACGGTATACAATAACTTCCATTGGCCTGGAGAGCGGTTTCAATTCCAAATCGACATTCTATACCGCTTTTCGAAAATTTCTTGGCCAAACCCCATCGGCTTATCGGGGTAAGACCGGTTAG
- a CDS encoding AsmA family protein, whose product MKRKKLLKIVAGILVFLLLLVIGIPLFLEAKIGPILRSNVNRSITGDFDFREADLSLIRNFPNARVSLRDITLTTAAPFEGDTLFKAREAYLVMGIGELFKGAGEPIGIRELFVSGADLRLRLDAEERPNYLVAAEDPAATGATAASDGFTFDLQGYQIADSKISYMDQSSGISFLLEDIQHTGSGDLSLAESRLETRTDARISLGMDSVQYLDRNSLQLDARIGIDLETDTYTFLENEGLINQMPLVFEGSVQLVEEGQEIDLDFRTPSSDFKNFLALIPEAYSKSLEEVRTSGQFTLEGSITGRSDDTRIPNLDIRMEAVDAAFRYPDLPKGIDDINFSARLLNTTGIAGDTYLEIPAAGFRIDQDVFNMSGNIRSLTGNPEVDAALKGTINLASLDQAYPVELAPGLSGVLRADVQTAFDMASVENKQYGNTRTSGSLQLSNLNFRADNFAEPVKIREARLRFDPVEARLESLSGSLGQSDFTLSGTVRDYLGYLLADGILKGQFSLTSNQLLVSDFMSPEDPGQAEKETGADARASGQAPDGGPAFQIPAAIDVSIRGQAASVVYDGLPLRNVSGNLQIRDQELQLRDVRSDALDGKLALNGTVATGEGLPRFNMDLGIDGFRIRETLESIELFETLAPIASIVEGKLNSRVQLSGLLNSDFSPDLMSLAGNVVAEVLASDITGTRAKVLEALDARMDFFNMEDLDLKGLKTALNFENGLVTVKPFSFTYRDMEVSVAGSHSFDQQLNYTATLQVPAKYLGSDVNRLVTELQEPGLKEATVPVVATIGGRYSDPNVQTDLKQAVASLTSRLVEAQKQKLVASGKEKAKDLIGNLLKGSADSTRNSAPDSAKTGLGSVLKDVVGSGRQDTTKAATGEKTTAGEQVGQSARKILGGLLGKKKDTAGTAKDTLQ is encoded by the coding sequence ATGAAACGCAAAAAACTGCTGAAAATAGTTGCCGGCATCCTGGTATTCCTCCTGCTTTTGGTTATCGGCATCCCGTTGTTCCTGGAGGCCAAAATCGGCCCCATACTCCGTTCGAATGTAAACCGTTCCATCACGGGCGATTTCGATTTTCGGGAGGCCGACCTGAGCCTGATCCGAAATTTCCCGAATGCCCGGGTTTCCCTTCGGGATATTACCCTGACCACGGCGGCCCCGTTTGAGGGGGATACGCTTTTTAAGGCCCGGGAAGCCTACCTGGTGATGGGAATCGGGGAATTGTTCAAGGGCGCGGGCGAGCCCATTGGCATAAGGGAGTTATTCGTGTCGGGGGCCGACCTGCGGCTTCGCCTCGACGCGGAGGAGCGCCCGAATTACCTGGTTGCTGCTGAAGACCCGGCCGCGACAGGGGCCACAGCCGCCTCGGATGGATTTACCTTCGACCTGCAGGGGTATCAAATTGCGGATTCGAAGATTTCCTATATGGACCAATCGTCCGGGATCAGCTTCCTGCTCGAGGATATACAGCATACGGGTTCCGGGGACCTCTCCCTTGCGGAGTCCCGCCTGGAAACCCGCACGGACGCCCGGATCAGCCTGGGGATGGACAGCGTGCAGTACCTGGACCGGAACAGCCTGCAACTCGATGCACGCATCGGTATTGACCTGGAAACGGATACCTATACCTTTCTGGAGAACGAGGGCCTGATCAACCAGATGCCCCTGGTTTTCGAGGGAAGTGTCCAGCTCGTTGAAGAAGGCCAGGAGATTGACCTGGATTTCCGTACGCCCAGTTCCGATTTCAAAAATTTCCTGGCGCTGATTCCCGAGGCGTATTCTAAAAGCCTGGAGGAGGTGCGTACCAGCGGGCAGTTTACGCTGGAGGGGTCCATTACGGGCCGGTCGGACGACACGCGCATCCCCAACCTGGATATCCGGATGGAAGCCGTGGACGCGGCCTTCCGCTACCCGGACCTGCCCAAGGGGATCGACGACATCAATTTCAGCGCCCGTTTGTTGAATACTACCGGGATCGCCGGGGATACCTACCTGGAAATCCCGGCAGCCGGGTTCCGGATAGACCAGGACGTCTTTAATATGAGCGGGAATATCCGTTCCCTGACGGGCAACCCGGAGGTGGACGCGGCCCTGAAGGGCACCATCAACCTCGCCAGCCTGGACCAGGCCTACCCGGTGGAACTGGCACCCGGCCTGAGCGGGGTGCTGCGGGCCGACGTGCAGACGGCATTTGACATGGCTTCGGTGGAGAATAAACAGTACGGGAATACCCGGACCTCGGGTAGCCTGCAACTGAGCAACCTGAATTTTCGGGCCGATAATTTTGCCGAACCGGTGAAGATTCGGGAGGCCCGCCTGCGTTTCGACCCGGTGGAGGCCCGCCTGGAAAGCCTCTCCGGTTCGCTGGGGCAGAGCGATTTTACCCTGAGCGGCACCGTGCGGGACTACCTGGGCTACCTCCTGGCCGACGGGATACTGAAAGGTCAGTTCAGCCTGACATCCAACCAACTGCTGGTGTCGGATTTTATGAGCCCGGAGGACCCTGGCCAGGCTGAAAAGGAGACGGGGGCCGATGCGCGTGCATCCGGACAGGCCCCCGACGGTGGCCCGGCCTTCCAAATCCCCGCAGCCATCGATGTTTCTATCCGGGGACAGGCCGCCAGCGTGGTATACGATGGCCTGCCTTTGCGCAACGTTTCCGGCAACCTGCAGATCCGGGATCAGGAGCTCCAGCTCCGGGATGTCCGTTCCGATGCGCTGGATGGCAAGCTGGCGCTCAATGGGACAGTTGCCACGGGTGAGGGCCTCCCGCGCTTTAATATGGACCTGGGGATTGACGGCTTCCGTATCCGGGAAACCCTGGAGTCGATCGAATTATTCGAGACCCTGGCCCCGATCGCTTCGATTGTGGAAGGGAAACTCAATTCCAGGGTGCAGCTAAGCGGCCTGTTGAACAGCGATTTCAGCCCGGACCTGATGTCCCTGGCCGGGAACGTGGTCGCCGAAGTATTGGCGTCCGACATCACGGGTACACGGGCGAAGGTCCTTGAGGCCCTGGATGCCCGGATGGACTTTTTCAACATGGAGGACCTGGACCTGAAAGGGCTTAAAACGGCCCTGAATTTCGAGAACGGCCTGGTAACTGTCAAGCCCTTTAGTTTTACCTACCGGGATATGGAAGTGTCTGTGGCAGGCAGCCACAGCTTTGACCAGCAACTCAACTATACCGCCACCCTGCAGGTGCCGGCTAAGTACCTCGGCAGCGATGTTAACCGCCTGGTAACCGAGCTGCAGGAGCCCGGCCTGAAAGAAGCGACCGTCCCGGTGGTGGCCACTATCGGGGGCCGTTATTCGGACCCGAATGTACAAACCGACCTGAAACAGGCCGTGGCAAGCCTCACTTCGAGGCTGGTAGAGGCACAGAAACAAAAACTTGTGGCGTCGGGCAAGGAGAAGGCCAAAGACCTGATTGGGAACCTTCTGAAAGGGTCTGCGGACAGTACGCGTAACAGCGCGCCGGATTCGGCAAAAACCGGCCTGGGTTCCGTCCTGAAGGACGTAGTGGGTTCCGGCAGGCAGGATACCACAAAGGCCGCAACCGGGGAAAAGACCACGGCCGGGGAGCAGGTTGGTCAATCGGCCCGGAAGATCCTGGGCGGGTTGTTGGGCAAGAAAAAGGATACGGCAGGTACGGCAAAGGACACCTTGCAGTAG
- the clpX gene encoding ATP-dependent Clp protease ATP-binding subunit ClpX: MAKENLECSFCGRKKPETNLLIAGLDAHICDRCIEQAHGIVAEESRQSKSDDLSSELVLKKPVEIKEFLDTYVIGQERTKKVLSVAVYNHYKRLLQPSSKEDEIEIQKSNIVMVGQTGTGKTLMAKTIARMLNVPLAIVDATVLTEAGYVGEDVESILTRLLQAADYNLEKAERGIVFIDELDKIARKSDNPSITRDVSGEGVQQGLLKLLEGTVVNVPPKGGRKHPDQKFIEVNTENILFIAGGAFDGIERIITRRLNMQAIGYSASKREETLDAENVLQYIIPKDLKEFGLIPEIIGRLPVLTHMNPLDRKTLRSILTEPRNAIIKQYEKLFAMDGITFRITDQALDFIVDKAIEYKLGARGLRSLCEAVFTDAMFELPSTEETEFKVTKPYAEEKLSFETINKLKAVS; encoded by the coding sequence ATGGCAAAGGAGAATTTAGAGTGTTCGTTTTGCGGCCGCAAGAAGCCGGAAACCAACCTGCTGATCGCCGGTCTGGATGCGCATATCTGCGATCGGTGCATCGAGCAGGCCCACGGTATCGTGGCCGAGGAGTCCCGTCAGTCGAAATCCGACGACCTCTCCTCCGAGCTCGTATTGAAAAAACCCGTGGAGATCAAGGAATTCCTGGACACCTATGTCATCGGGCAGGAACGGACCAAGAAGGTACTGTCCGTCGCGGTCTACAACCATTACAAACGACTCCTGCAACCCAGTTCCAAGGAGGATGAGATCGAAATCCAGAAGAGCAACATCGTTATGGTGGGCCAGACCGGTACCGGTAAAACGCTGATGGCTAAAACGATTGCCCGGATGCTCAATGTGCCCCTGGCCATTGTGGATGCCACGGTACTCACCGAGGCGGGCTATGTTGGGGAAGATGTTGAGAGTATCCTTACCCGGCTGCTGCAGGCTGCCGACTACAACCTGGAGAAGGCCGAACGCGGCATCGTCTTCATCGATGAGCTGGACAAGATTGCCCGCAAGAGCGACAACCCTTCCATTACCCGGGACGTTTCGGGCGAAGGGGTACAGCAAGGGCTCCTGAAGCTGCTCGAGGGGACCGTGGTGAATGTGCCGCCCAAAGGGGGCCGGAAACACCCGGACCAGAAATTCATCGAAGTAAATACCGAGAATATCCTGTTTATCGCCGGGGGTGCCTTTGACGGCATCGAACGGATCATCACCCGCCGACTGAACATGCAGGCCATCGGCTACAGCGCCTCCAAGCGGGAGGAAACCCTGGATGCTGAAAACGTGCTGCAATACATTATCCCGAAGGACCTGAAGGAGTTCGGGCTGATCCCGGAGATTATCGGCCGGCTGCCCGTGCTCACCCATATGAACCCCCTGGACCGCAAGACGCTTCGCAGCATCCTGACCGAACCGCGCAATGCAATCATCAAGCAGTACGAAAAATTGTTTGCCATGGACGGGATCACCTTCAGGATTACCGACCAGGCACTCGATTTTATTGTCGACAAGGCAATTGAGTACAAATTGGGGGCCCGCGGGCTGCGATCGCTGTGCGAAGCGGTATTCACCGATGCGATGTTTGAATTACCGAGCACCGAAGAGACCGAATTCAAGGTCACCAAGCCCTATGCTGAGGAAAAACTCTCTTTCGAGACAATCAATAAGCTGAAAGCTGTTTCTTAG